A genomic region of Helicoverpa armigera isolate CAAS_96S chromosome 31, ASM3070526v1, whole genome shotgun sequence contains the following coding sequences:
- the LOC126054344 gene encoding uncharacterized protein LOC126054344 encodes MTPISATSGTSYIIPLEGIELSYLNKYVRNPQGNTVPLWSTKRLDGEAEYFHVRIVADDGKDDSYIEPAKTYKCHICNDNIPIRYFKIHNQSNKHETLKNIYQTVLERVTKQMNSSLINDDENNDQNLYYCEACCKMIKIENKIFHENSSYHKKSEENMTIINNFYDYFTTINIDKKSELNEHENDESETECNISETDERCSSSDELNDSSIYSSNVSKNPTLVTKTSENDELIISEIDEFKETRTEDSDNDFQKYLKEISQKYKVQVPEMDDKMIILEVIETGNQIRVTPEKFQSLRCLGRNYYCQMCQIWVRGTELHSYTEGHVKNIMKPLNADFGRQVSKFTSHCIPCNEVVVTGSKLHLDSEQHLESTRTMFSFTEYHRGYPDDVLFCTICNISVEKTYELHSKTKNHIKNLIEENQMYILDNEEVICEICTVKTTVSDLKFHVSSKNHVKNKKKVVKVSVPKVKGNNQCEICQVRVPKRCMKFHIPSDRHQAKMEELCTVDEPKKITILKRPVETPKIEEITPKNIVEESPKIVPKDDHPAVNNNNDFDDEITDKDEEFYYSQVEYIDPFKMEVRCKTCLVILPSCYRNIVEHVQGKKHAEYVELYKEKAAEFKDLLSFKDNKVKCIICDMTLNYNDRNVVKHMKSVAHVKRIEDKKMADDMQEKAGEIQSSSDENEFGVKNCDLCKIAINSKNFDLHKNGKKHQSIENDLFQYHGISRVGSKFHCYYCQVNVEKKYLAHINSEKHTLSFQYKHPIDTTVLTTYGRDDKFTDPIAYRYKRLYENLLKYNNIKKTSDLYFYCNICNSYVDVNNEIVHIYEKKHKLLLQGSKNMVF; translated from the exons ATGACACCTATCTCAGCAACCAGCGGTACTTCTTATATAATACCTCTAGAAGGCATAGAGCTGTCATATCTGAACAAGTATGTCAGAAACCCTCAAGGTAACACCGTACCTCTATGGAGTACGAAGAGGCTTGACGGAGAAGCGGAGTATTTCCATGTGAGGATAGTTGCTGATGACGGTAAAGATGACAGTTATATTG aaCCAGCAAAAACATACAAATGCCACATTTGCAACGACAACATACCAATCAgatatttcaaaatacacaaCCAAAGTAATAAACATGAAACACTTAAAAACATTTACCAAACAGTATTAGAAAGAGTGACGAAACAGATGAATTCGTCACTAATCAATGATGACGAAAACAATGACCAAAATCTGTATTACTGTGAAGCTTGTTGCAAAATGatcaaaatagaaaacaaaatatttcacgaaaattcgtcgtaccacaaaaaatcAGAGGAAAACATgacaattataaataatttctacgattattttacaacaataaacatcgataaaaaatctgaattaaACGAACACGAAAATGACGAAAGCGAAACAGAATGCAACATTTCCGAAACTGACGAACGCTGTTCTTCCAGCGATGAACTCAACGATTCGTCAATTTACAGTAGTAACGTGTCAAAAAACCCTACTCTCGTAACAAAAACCTCTGAGAATGACGAACTGATCATTTCTGAAATTGACGAATTTAAAGAAACTAGGACAGAAGATTCAGATAATGATTTTCagaaatatttgaaagaaatttCTCAAAAATACAAGGTTCAAGTACCAGAAATGGATGATAAGATGATTATTTTAGAAGTTATTGAGACAGGAAATCAAATTCGAGTGACGCCTGAAAAATTTCAAAGTTTGCGATGTCTGGGCAGAAATTATTATTGCCAAATGTGTCAAATTTGGGTGAGGGGGACTGAGCTACATAGTTATACTGAAGGACATGTCAAGAATATTATGAAGCCTCTTAATGCTGATTTTGGGAGACAG GTATCAAAATTCACCAGCCACTGCATACCATGCAACGAGGTAGTAGTCACCGGATCAAAACTACACCTCGACAGCGAACAACATTTAGAATCTACTAGAACCATGTTCTCATTCACTGAATATCACCGCGGGTACCCAGATGAcgtattattttgtacaatctgCAATATTTCCGTAGAAAAAACTTACGAACTACACAGTAAGAcaaaaaatcacattaaaaacTTGATTGAAGAAAACCAAATGTACATTTTGGATAACGAAGAAGTAATTTGCGAAATTTGTACTGTTAAAACTACTGTTAGTGATTTGAAGTTTCATGTGTCCTCTAAAAATCATGTtaagaataagaaaaaagtTGTTAAAGTTAGTGTACCTAAAGTTAAGGGTAATAATCAGTGTGAGATTTGTCAAGTTCGCGTTCCTAAACGTTGTATGAAATTTCATATACCTAGTGATAGACATCAGGCTAAAATGGAAGAACTATGTACTGTTGACgaacctaaaaaaataacaattcttAAAAGACCTGTAGAAACTCCAAAAATTGAGGAAATAactccaaaaaatattgtagaagaAAGTCCAAAAATTGTGCCGAAAGATGATCATCCTGCtgtcaataataataatgattttgatGATGAAATAACTGATAAAGATGAAGAGTTTTATTACTCTCAAGTAGAGTATATAGATCCTTTCAAAATGGAGGTTAGGTGTAAAACCTGCTTAGTCATCTTACCTTCTTGCTACCGTAATATAGTAGAGCACGTTCAAGGCAAAAAACACGCCGAATATGTAGAATTATACAAAGAAAAAGCAGCAGAATTCAAAGATTTACTGTcatttaaagataataaagttaaatgtATAATTTGCGACATGACTTTAAATTATAACGATAGGAACGTTGTAAAACACATGAAAAGCGTAGCTCACGTGAAACGGATCGAAGATAAAAAGATGGCGGATGACATGCAAGAAAAGGCGGGAGAAATCCAATCGAGTTCTGACGAAAACGAATTCGGGGTCAAAAACTGCGATTTGTGCAAAATAGCAATAAATTCGAAAAATTTTGACTTGCATAAAAATGGTAAAAAACATCAGTCTattgaaaatgatttgtttCAGTATCACGGGATTAGTCGCGTCGGCTCGAAGTTCCATTGTTATTACTGCCAAGTAaatgttgagaaaaaatatttagcacaTATTAACAGCGAGAAACACACACTCTCTTTTCAATACAAACACCCTATTGACACAACTGTTTTAACGACATATGGTCGAGACGACAAATTTACCGACCCTATAGCGTACAGATACAAACGTTTGTATGAAAACttactaaaatataacaatataaaaaaaacatcagatctgtatttttattgcaatatttgtaATAGTTATGTGGATGTGAACAATGAGATTGTCCATATTTATGAGAAGAAACACAAGTTGTTATTGCAAGGGAGCAAAAATATGGTTTTCTAG